The genomic window GAAACAGCGCCGCGGCCGCGGCCAGCAGCGGCGCGCGGCGCGCCAGTCCCGCGTAGTCCTCGATCCGGTCGGCCTCTCCACCGCCGCGCTCCAGCGCGACGGCCACCGCAAAGGCGCCCGTGCCCATGGCCGCGTAGATCGCCAGGTAGGTCATCACTGCCGATGCCGCCGCCGGCGTCGCGGTTGCCACGCCGACCAGCAGGTAACCGGCGTGGGCGATGCTCGAGTACGCCAGCATCCGCTTGTAGCTGGACTGCGCCAGCGCGGCCAGATTGCCGACGATCATGGTCAGTGCGGCGAGGGCTCCGAGCACCAGGGTCCACTGGTCGGCCAGCGCGGCCAGCGCCAGCGGAAACACGCGCAGCAGCGCCACGAAGGCGCCGATCTTGGCGATGACCGACATAAACGCTACAGCGGGAAGCGGCGCGCCCTCGTAGACATCGGGCGCCCAGGTGTGGAACGGCACCAGCGCGGCCTTGAACCCCAGGCCTATGGACAGCAGCCCCACGCCCGCCGCTGCGGAGATGCCCGCGGGCTGCTGCGCAAACGCGACCCCAAGGTCAGGGAGACGGGTCGTGCCTGTCTCGCCGTAGAGCAGCGCGATTCCGTACAGGAAGAACGCGCTGGCAAACGCGCCGAGCAGGAAGTACTTCATGCCGGCTTCGTGGGACCGGGTGTTGCCGCGCGCCCATGCCGCCAGCACGTAGAGCGGGATGGAGAGCGTCTCCAACGCCAGGAACAGCATCAGTAGATCGCGGCTGGCCGCCATCAGCATCGCACCGGCGCCTGCGGTCAGCACCAGCACGTAGTACTCCCCGCGGTCCAGGTTGTACCGCCGGAGGTACTCAGGGGCGACGAGCACTCCCAGCCCGGTCGCCGCCAGCGCCACGACCTGGCCGACGCGCGTGAGGGCATCGCGCACGTACATCCCGGCAAACGAGACCCCATCTGCTGCCCCGGCCGCGACCCAGGCCGCCCAGAGCACACCTGCCAGGCTTGCCGCCACCAGGTACCCTCGGCGCTCAGGCGCCAGCCACAGATCCGCCATCAGCACCAGGAGCGCCGCGCCCAGCACGATCATCTCAGGCAGGATGAGGGTCAGGTCCACAACCGGGGGAGCAATCATCGCTGCACCCTCACGACCGCGCCGTCCACGGCCGCGTCCCTCACGACCGCCCGCGCCGGAAGCGTGGTCGCCGCCGTACGGTTGAGCCGCTCTAGCGCCGCCTGAACCGCGGCCTCCGACCGGTCCAGCAGCGGCCTGGGGTAGACGCCGATGGCGAAGATGAGGGCAATCAGCGGCACAAACACCAGCACCTCCCGCCGGGTGAGTTCTGCGAGCCGCTCCGGATGCTTCGCCGCCAGCGGCCCGTGCATCACCTGCTGGTAGG from Armatimonadota bacterium includes these protein-coding regions:
- a CDS encoding NADH-quinone oxidoreductase subunit N — protein: MIAPPVVDLTLILPEMIVLGAALLVLMADLWLAPERRGYLVAASLAGVLWAAWVAAGAADGVSFAGMYVRDALTRVGQVVALAATGLGVLVAPEYLRRYNLDRGEYYVLVLTAGAGAMLMAASRDLLMLFLALETLSIPLYVLAAWARGNTRSHEAGMKYFLLGAFASAFFLYGIALLYGETGTTRLPDLGVAFAQQPAGISAAAGVGLLSIGLGFKAALVPFHTWAPDVYEGAPLPAVAFMSVIAKIGAFVALLRVFPLALAALADQWTLVLGALAALTMIVGNLAALAQSSYKRMLAYSSIAHAGYLLVGVATATPAAASAVMTYLAIYAAMGTGAFAVAVALERGGGEADRIEDYAGLARRAPLLAAAAALFLVSLAGLPPTGGFVAKLGIFAAAVETGSVAGLALALIGVLTSVISVYYYMRVAYVMYAGEPASAGAGGDAGAGSAGAADPSGGVRLHASPLLNLALLIAAAAVVHAGVLPGAVTSFAQQVGALLSRL